A stretch of the Macaca mulatta isolate MMU2019108-1 chromosome 14, T2T-MMU8v2.0, whole genome shotgun sequence genome encodes the following:
- the CETN2 gene encoding centrin-2 (The RefSeq protein has 1 frameshift and aligns at 99% coverage compared to this genomic sequence) yields MASNFKKTNMASSSQRKRMSPKPELTEEQKQEIREAFDLFDADGTGTIDVKELKVAMRALGFEPKKEEIKKMISEIDKEGTGKMNFGDFLTVMTQKMSEKDTKEEILKAFKLFDDDETGKISFKNLKRVAKELGENLTDEELQEMIDEADRDGDGEVSEQEFLRIMKKTSLY; encoded by the exons ATGGCCTCCAACTTTAAGAAGACAAACATGGCATCAAGTtcccagagaaaaagaatgagtCCTAAACCTGAGCTTACTGAAGAGCAGAAGCAGGAGATCCGGGAAGCTTTTGATCTTTTCGATGCGGATGGAACTGGCACCATAGATGTTAAAGAACTTAAGGTGGCAATGAGGGCCCTG TTTGAacctaagaaagaagaaattaagaaaatgataagTGAAATTGACAAAGAAGGGACAGGAAAAATGAACTTTGGTGACTTTTTAACTGTGATGACCCAGAAAATGTCTGAGAAAGATACCAAAGAAGAAATCCTGAAAGCTTTCAAGCTCTTTGATGATGATGAAACTGGGAAGATTTCGTTCAAAAATCTGAAACGCGTGGCCAAGGAGTTGGGTGAGAACCTGACTGATGAGGAGCTGCAGGAAATGATTGATGAAGCTGATCgagatggagatggagaggtCAGTGAGCAAGAGTTCCTGCGCATCATGAAAAAGACCAGCCTCTATTAA
- the OR8A1 gene encoding olfactory receptor 8A1 has translation MAAGNHSIVTEFILRGLTKRADLQLPLFLLFLGIYLVTMVGNLGMITLIRLNSQLHTPMYYFLSNLSLVDLCYSSVITPKMLVNFVSEKNIISYAGCMSQLYFFLVFVIAECYMLTVMAYDRYVAICHPLLYNIIMSHHTCSLLVAVVYAMGLIGSTIETGLMLKLPYCEPLISHYFCDILPLMKLSCSSTYDVEMAVFFLAGFNIIVTSLTVLVSYTFILSSILGISTTEGRSKAFSTCSSHLAAVGMFYGSTAFMYLKPSTISSLAQENVASVFYTTVIPMLNPLIYSLRNKEVKAAVQKTLRSKLF, from the coding sequence ATGGCTGCAGGAAATCACTCCATAGTGACAGAGTTCATTCTCAGGGGATTAACGAAGAGAGCAGACCTCCAGCTccccctctttctcctcttcctcggGATCTACTTGGTCACCATGGTGGGGAACCTGGGCATGATCACTCTGATTCGTCTGAACTCTCAGCTTCACACCCCCATGTACTACTTCCTCAGCAATCTGTCACTCGTGGATCTCTGCTACTCCTCCGTCATTACCCCCAAAATGCTGGTGAACTTTGTGTCAGAGAAAAACATCATCTCCTACGCAGGGTGCATGTCACAGCTctacttcttccttgtttttgtcattgCTGAGTGTTACATGCTGACAGTGATGGCCTACGACCGTTATGTTGCCATCTGCCACCCTTTGCTTTACAACATCATTATGTCTCATCACACCTGCTCCCTGCTGGTGGCTGTGGTCTACGCCATGGGACTCATTGGCTCCACAATAGAAACTGGCCTCATGTTAAAACTGCCCTATTGTGAGCCCCTCATCAGTCACTACTTCTGTGACATCCTCCCTCTCATGAAGCTGTCCTGCTCTAGCACCTATGATGTTGAGATGGCAGTCTTCTTTTTGGCTGGATTCAACATCATAGTCACGAGCTTAACAGTTCTTGTTTCTTACACCTTCATTCTCTCCAGCATCCTCGGCATCAGCACCACAGAGGGTAGATCCAAAGCCTTCAGCACCTGCAGCTCCCACCTTGCAGCTGTGGGAATGTTCTACGGATCAACTGCATTCATGTACTTAAAACCCTCCACAATCAGTTCCTTGGCCCAGGAGAATGTGGCCTCTGTGTTCTACACCACAGTAATCCCCATGTTGAATCCCCTAATCTACAGCCTGAGAAACAAGGAAGTAAAGGCTGCCGTGCAGAAAACACTGAGGAGTAAACTGTTTTGA